A region of the Clostridium estertheticum subsp. estertheticum genome:
TAAATGAAGGTGATAAAAATAAGAGTATTTCTAGCTATTAATTTCGATGATAATACTAATTCTTACCTTAATAATATACAACACAAACTAGGTGAATACTGTACTAAAGGTCGATTTACTAATATAGTGAATTTGCATTTGACATTGCAAATTATTGTTGAATTAGATAATTGCTATATTAAAGAATTAATAAAGGATATGAACTCATGCATTTCAAAACATGAATCTTTTAATATTACATTAGATTCACTCGGATCTTTTAAAAAAAGAAATGCAAACTTAGTATGGGTAAGTAATATAAAATCAGCCTATATTTACTTAAGAGATATAGGCTTAAAGCTTAATTACTTTTAGTATTTATATGTACATGATTAAAAGTTTCGGATTAAGGAACAATATATAATAATTGATTCCTTAACTGGAATATACCTTGCAATGTTTATTAAATAAAAAATTAGGAGATTGATTATATGAGGTCTATATTACTAAAAAATGGATTACACATGAATATGGAAAATGGAAGTATTTCTAAGCTGGATATATTAATAGAAAATGGTAAAATTAAAAATATATCTAAGAATATTATCTGTGGTTCTGCTGACTTAGATATTATTGATTTGAAAGAATATTATGTCTACCCCGGATTTATAGATTGTCATACTCACATGGGAATTATAGAGGAAGGTACAGGCAAGATTGGTAAGGATAATAATGAAGACTCGAATCCCGTAACTCCAGAGATTAGAGCAATAGATGGTATAAACCCACAGGATATGGCTTTTAATGACGCTGTTCGACATGGAATTACATGTGTAATGAGCGGTCCTGGAAGCCATAATGCAGTAGGAGGACAAAATGTTGCTATAAAAACAGCCGGGAATATTATTGATAAAATGATTGTGAAAAATCCTCTGGGACTTAAAATATCCCTTGGAGAAGAACCCATATGTACATATGGTGTCCAAGGTAAATGTCCAGTCACCAGAATGGCAACGACAGCACTTATAAGAGATTTATTTCTACGTACACAAGACTATATGCAAATCAAAGAAAATGGAAAACTAAAAGAAAGGAATATACAATTGGAGGCTGTTATACCTCTATTAAAAGGTGATATGTATCTTCGTGCCCATGCGCATAGAGCTGATGATATTATTTCTGCTATAAGAATAGCAGAAGAATTTCATATAGAGAAGCTTGTAATTGAACATGGAACAGAAGCACATTTAATTATTGATTACTTAAAAGAAAAGAGTATCCCAGTTGCCTATGGACCAATGTTTACACCTAGAATTAAAATGGAATTAATAAATAGAAATTATAGTTCAGCAGTTAAATTAGTTCAAGGTGGAATAAAAGTGGCATTTATTACTGACCATCCATACAATTCTATCGACCAACTAAGATCCGTTGCTATACAAGCAACTTCAGAAGGGTTAAGCCCATTAGAAAGCATTAAGTGTATTACTATAAATCCAGCAGAGATAATGGGGTGTGAGGACCGAATTGGTAAATTAAAAGAAGGATATGATGCAGATATAGTTGTACTTGATAAAACTGCATTAGATATTATGGCAAAGGTAAAATTAACAATTATAGATGGTAAAATAGCTTATAATTCTGATATCTCCTTTTAATATTACAAAATAGCCTATAGGTTAATGCAGACTATTTTGTAATATGTTATCAATAATTTAGTTATACATTTATTTAAAGTACAATGAATTTTTATTTATGCTCTTTCTTAATTGAATTATATTTAGATTTATTTTTTTCTTCAGGATTAATATACACATAATCATTTTGTTCATTTTTTTTAATCCCTAATGAAGCCATTTTATTTTTGTTTACACTTAATTTATTACTCATATTGTTTCTCCTTTCAATTTTTATAACATTATTAAATATATTTTTACCCTATACCTATTTATTATCCATACTTATTTTTTCATTCTTAACCTTCACTTCCCTCTCATAGTTAAAATGAATATGCACATAATAACATTAGAAGTTAATAAGGAGGAATGAAAAATGGCAAATAGAAATAGAACTCTTGTACCTGAAGCAAAGCAAGGATTAAATAGATTTAAACTTGAAATTGCTAGTGATTTAGGAATTGATAATTATGATCAATTAGATAAAGGTAATTTAACTTCAAGACAAAATGGTTCTATAGGTGGTGAAATGGTTAAACGCATGGTTGAAGATTACGAAAAAAAATTAGGAAATTATGATCTTTAAATAAAAAATTAATACTAAATAATAAAAACGCAAGAAATAATAAATTCTTGCGTTTTTACTATTTAATGCTAGGAATAATTAGACCAATAATTATTCCTTATACAGCCTCCTTCAATTATGTTCATCTCTTGGACAGGAATATAATTATAAACTTTAGGGTAATTTAATTTTAAACAATATAAGGGAGGAATCTACAATGAATAATAATAAAACAAATGTTAAAGATGGTTTCACAGATAAAAAATTAAATAAGGAAATTAGTAGAGAATTATTAACTAATTCTACAGAGCAAGTACAGCTAAATTCTCAAAGACAATCTGATACTCAACTTACTCAACAAATTGAAGATTGTAAAATTATAAATAAAACGAGAGAAGAATTAAGCAAAATGGGATACAGGTAAGAGCTTTGAGATTCTATATAATTATATGTTTAGGAGGCGTATGTTAATGAATAAGGTAGTTATTGTAAGTGCAGTTAGAACTGCCATTGGGTCTTTCGGAGGTAGTTTGAAGGACGTTCCAGCAGTTAATTTAGGTGCGTTAGTTATTAAAGAAGCAGTAAGTAGGGCTGGAATAAAAACTGAACTTATTGATGAAGTTATTATGGGAAATGTATTACAAGCAGGATTAGGACAAAATACTGCAAGACAAGCCGCTATAATAGCTGGATTACCTGTAGAGATTCCTGCTATGACAATTAATAAGGTTTGTGGATCAGGATTAAGAGCAGTATCATTAGCTTCACAAATGATACGATCTGGCGATGTAGATATAGTTGTAGCAGGTGGTATGGAAAATATGTCAAGAGCTCCCTACATATCTAATACACAAAGATGGGGGGCAAGAATGGGGAATGTTCAATTAATTGATGAAATGATTAATGATGGACTATGGGACTTTTTCAGTCAATATCACATGGGCGTTACTGCAGAAAACATAGCGGAACAGTGGAACATAACTAGAGAAGAACAAGATCAATTTGCAGTAAATTCGCAAAATAAAGCAGAAACAGCAATTAAAGCAGGGAAATTTAAAGATGAAATTGTTTCAGTTACAATAAAGACAAAAAAAGGTGATGTAGTATTTGATACAGATGAGTTCCCGAGATTCGGAACAACTTTAGAAGGTTTATCAAAGTTAAAACCAGCCTTTAAAAAAGATGGAACAGTGACAGCCGCTAATTCCTCAGGTATAAATGACTGTGCCGCAGCCTTTGTTCTAATGAGTGCTGAAAAGGCTGAAGAACTTGGAATAAAACCACTTGTTAAAATAGTTTCTAATGGTACAAAAGGGCTTGACCCATCAATTATGGGATATGGTCCATTCCATGCTATCAAGAAGGCACTAAAAATGGCATCTCTTACTATTGATGACATAGATTTGATTGAGGCAAATGAAGCTTTTGCAGCACAAAGTCTTGCTGTTGCAAAAGATCTTAATTTTGATATGAGTAAAGTCAATGTAAATGGCGGGGCCATAGCATTAGGGCACCCAATTGGAGCTTCAGGAGCTAGAATTCTTGTTACTCTTATACATGAAATGCAGAAAAGAGATTCTAAAAGAGGTCTTGCCACTTTATGTATAGGTGGAGGAATGGGAACAGCTCTTATTATAGAAAGATAATTGCTTAAAATAAGAACACCACTCTTTTATTATAATTAAATTGGATTTGCACATAATAACTTATATTAATTTAAATAAACATTAGGAGGGCTATTAATGTCAAAAAATAATTATATTATCCCACCCATAGAGAAACATGATACTGCATCATGGGCAAATATAAGCGATCAAAAACCAGTTTCAAAAGTTCCAATTCCAAGCGAATTGGAAGTTAATAATGCGAAGGATTGGGTTGATGATGAAAATAAAAAATAATTTATTTTAATTTAAGAACGCAAGAAAATATAAATCTTGCGTTTTTATCAATGTGATTTAAAACTAATATTTAGGAAATAATATATATAGTGTACTAAAAAAATCCATGGAGGTATAAAAATGTCGGATAAGCAAATTAAAGAATCCTATGAAAATAGTTCAAAAAGAATGAGTGGTCAAGATTCTACCATAGGATCAAAAATTAACGATTCAAATGATCCAAATATGCATAAAGATCTAAATGATAAGATTAATATTGATTATACAAAGATAAAAAAGTCACCAGAATCAATGGAAGAAGTGCATAAATGGCAACGAGATCATGTTGCTAAAGGAGATCAATCAAAAGAAGGATATCCCTTAAATGTAATTATTGATCCAGCAATGAGAGAGATGTATCAAGTTGTACACAATGCTTCTATGACTAATGTATTTGATAGGTTTTCACAACAACAGCCAATACAATGTAAATTTTGTGTAGAGGGTCTATCCTGTCAATTATGTGCAAATGGTCCGTGTAGAATAAGTGAAAAGGTTCCTAGAGGAACTTGTGGTGTAGATGCACATACTATGGTTGCAAGAAATTTTATGTATAGACATGTAACTATAGGAACCTCAGCAAATATATTTCACTGTCATCAAGCAGCCAGAGCCTTAAAAGCTGCTGGAGAAAATCCAGAGAGTGGTTTTAAAATAAGAGATGCAGAGAAGTTAAAGAAATATTCGGCTATAGCAGGACTTGATATAAATATGCCAATTGAGAAACTTGCAGTTGCATTTGCAGATTGGGTAATTAATGATATTCATTCACCTTCTGAAACTCCATCAAAAACTGTTGAGGCTTTTGCTCCACAAAAGCGAAAAGAATTGTGGAGGAAACTTAATTTACTTCCTGGAGGCGGATACAGTGAAATTGCCTATGCGCAAACTCGATGTATGACTAATTTCACCTCAGATCCAGTTGAGTTTTTACTGAATGCAGTTAAGTTAGGTATAGCAAATGAATATCAAGGCTTATACTTACTTTGTATAATACAAGAAATTCTTATGGGTACACAAAAAATCACTATGAAAAAACAAAATATGGGACTTTTAAAAGATAATATGATAAATATTATAACTAATGGTCATATGCCATTACTTGCTAATGTTGCTTTAGATTTAGCTTCTACAGATGAGTGGCAACAAAAGGCAAAGGCAGCAGGCGCAGACGGCATGCAGATTCTTGGTCACGTATGCGAAGGTCAGCAATTAATAAATTATGACGGCACCCATAACCAAAAAGCATATGGAGGACAAGAGGGAGAATGGCTTTCTGAGGAATACTTACTAGCCACTGGCGTAGTAGACTTATTTTTATTTGATTATAACTGTACAATGCCAACACTTCCTATCTATGCTAAGAAATTCGGTACAAAGTTACTTGGAACCCATGATGTAATAAAGCTTCAAGGCACAGAAAGCTTAGATTTTATTCCGGAAAAAATGAAAGAACAAGCTATAAAGGCACTTGATATTTCTATTGAATCCTTTAAACAGCGCAAAAAAGAAAAAAGAAAGACATATATTCCTCCTCATGTATCAGACTGTATGGTGGGTTTTAGTACTGAGTCCGTTAAGGAAGCCTTGGGTGGAAGCTTTAAACCATTAATTGACCAAATAGTGAAAGGTAATATTAGAGGAATTGCAACCATTGTTGGTTGCACTACAGCAAGATATGGTCAGGGTGGAAGCAATATATTTAAAATTACACAAGGTTTAATAAAAAATAATATACTTGTACTTTCAGGCGGATGTACTTCATCAGTAATGGAGTATACAGGACTTACAAATCCTGAAGCAGCGGATGAATGTGGAGAAGGTCTAAAGACAGTGTGTAAACAGCTCGGTATTCCACCAGTACTTACCTATGGTGCTTGTGTTGATATTGGAAAAATGTCTCAAACTGCAGTAGAAATTGCAGATGAGCTTAATATCGATACAAATATGTTACCTATTGTTATAGGCGCACCAGAATATCTAGAGCAGAAGGCAGTGGCGGATGCTTGTACGGCTATAGCATTAGGATGGCTTGTTCACATAGCCCCTGTTCCCTCTATTACTGGTAGTGACGTGGTAGTTAAAACCTTAACTGAAACTACCGAAACATTAGGTCTTGGTAAGGTCGTAGTAGAAATGGATGCTCAAAAAACCATTCAAATCTACGTAGATCATATTGAGAAAAAAAGGAAAGCATTAGGGATTTAATTCAACAATAAAACTTTTTTAGGTATTAAGGAGAACTTTAGATGTAAAAAAATAAAAACGCAAGAACATTTAAGTTCTTACGTTTTTATTTTTTCTGATTTATTCTGCTAACTTTTTATATGTTTCATATCTTTCTTTAGCATTCCTCGCAGAAAGTGCAAACATCTCATCTGCTATTTTAGGAAATGTTGTTTTTAATGAAGCATATCTAATTTCACCATTAATAAAATCTCCATATGGCAATATAGGTTCCTTTGAATCCAAAACAAAAGGATTTTTGCCTTCTTCCTTTAACTCTGGATTATACCTATATAAATGCCAATAACCTGAATCAACAGCTTTCTTTTCTTCTTTTATACTACTCCCCATTCCAACTTTTATACCATGACTAATGCATGGAGCATATGCTATTATAAGTGATGGTCCCTTATATCTTTCAGCTTCAACTATAGCCTTCATTGTCTGATTCATATTAGCCCCTAAAGCTATTTGAGCTACATAAACATATCCATAGCTCATTGCCATCATACCCAAATCTTTCTTTTTAGTTTTTTTACCTAACGTTGCAAATTTTGCTACTGCTGCTGTCGGAGTCGCTTTTGAAGACTGCCCACCTGTATTTGAATATATTTCTGTATCCATTACAAATAAATTCACGTCTTCTCCCGTTGATAATACTTGATCTACTCCACCGTAGCCTATATCATAGGCCCATCCGTCACCACCGATTATCCACTGAGATTTTTTAACTAAATAGTCCTTTTTATTAATTATTTCTTGAATTATTTTATTATCAGCATATTTCTCATGACCTAATTGAATTTCCTCTAATATTTTCTTAGAAGCAATTTTCGAAGCATTTCCATCTTCTCTTGTAGTAATCCATTCATTGAATAGCTCTTTTAAATTTTCACTTATAGGTGATTCTATAGATGTTTTCATTAATTCCTCTAGGCGATTTCTCATTTGTGACACTGCAAGATACATTCCATAACCATACTCTGCATTATCTTCAAATAAGGAATTCCCCCAGGAAGGTCCCTTTCCATTTGCATCAGTAGTATACGCAATTGATGGAGCACTAGCTGCCCATATAGATGAACATCCTGTTGCATTTGCTATCATCATTCTCTCACCAAACAATTGTGTTAAAAGTCTTATATAAGGTGTTTCACCACATCCCGGACATGCTCCATTAAACTCTAATAATGGCTTAACAAACTGACTTCCCTTTAATGTATTTATATCCATTAATCCATCTTTTTGAGAAAGTTTTAATGTAAATTCCCAATTCTCTGCTTGAGCTTCAATTTCTCCATCTGAAGGCATCATTACTAAAGCCTTCCCAGGTGCTGGGCAGACATCTGCGCAATTGCCACATCCTGTGCAATCTAAAGGTGTTACTTGTATTCTAAATTGATACTTTTCAAGTCCCCTTCCTTTCGCTTGTATAGTTGTATAGTTTTCAGGCTTTGCGGAACTTTCTTTGTCATCTAAAGCGAATTGTCTAATGGTTGCATGTGGACATACGTATGCACATTGGCCACATTGTATACACTTTTCTGGTTGCCACTGAGGTACTAGTACTGCAATACCACGCTTTTCATATGCAGTTGTTCCTAATGGGAAACTCCCGTCCTCCATACCAACAAATGCACTTACAGGTAACTCATCGCCCTCATGTCTTTCCATCGGCCTTTGTATTCTTCTAACAAAGTCCGGTTCATTTTGGCTAGTATGGCTTTCTTTTACATCCAATTGAGTCATAGCTATGTTCTTATCTATATTAAGCCAAGAGTTTGGAACTTCAATCTTTAACAATTCGGATATACCCTTATCCACAGCAGCTTTATTCATATCTACTATTTTTTGTCCTTTTCTACCATAACTTTTTTCAATAGAATCTTTTAAATAGTTAACTGCCTCTTCTACAGGAATCACCTGTGACACCTTAAAAAAAGCTG
Encoded here:
- a CDS encoding 2'-5' RNA ligase family protein — its product is MKVIKIRVFLAINFDDNTNSYLNNIQHKLGEYCTKGRFTNIVNLHLTLQIIVELDNCYIKELIKDMNSCISKHESFNITLDSLGSFKKRNANLVWVSNIKSAYIYLRDIGLKLNYF
- a CDS encoding amidohydrolase; this translates as MRSILLKNGLHMNMENGSISKLDILIENGKIKNISKNIICGSADLDIIDLKEYYVYPGFIDCHTHMGIIEEGTGKIGKDNNEDSNPVTPEIRAIDGINPQDMAFNDAVRHGITCVMSGPGSHNAVGGQNVAIKTAGNIIDKMIVKNPLGLKISLGEEPICTYGVQGKCPVTRMATTALIRDLFLRTQDYMQIKENGKLKERNIQLEAVIPLLKGDMYLRAHAHRADDIISAIRIAEEFHIEKLVIEHGTEAHLIIDYLKEKSIPVAYGPMFTPRIKMELINRNYSSAVKLVQGGIKVAFITDHPYNSIDQLRSVAIQATSEGLSPLESIKCITINPAEIMGCEDRIGKLKEGYDADIVVLDKTALDIMAKVKLTIIDGKIAYNSDISF
- a CDS encoding alpha/beta-type small acid-soluble spore protein; amino-acid sequence: MANRNRTLVPEAKQGLNRFKLEIASDLGIDNYDQLDKGNLTSRQNGSIGGEMVKRMVEDYEKKLGNYDL
- a CDS encoding acetyl-CoA C-acetyltransferase encodes the protein MNKVVIVSAVRTAIGSFGGSLKDVPAVNLGALVIKEAVSRAGIKTELIDEVIMGNVLQAGLGQNTARQAAIIAGLPVEIPAMTINKVCGSGLRAVSLASQMIRSGDVDIVVAGGMENMSRAPYISNTQRWGARMGNVQLIDEMINDGLWDFFSQYHMGVTAENIAEQWNITREEQDQFAVNSQNKAETAIKAGKFKDEIVSVTIKTKKGDVVFDTDEFPRFGTTLEGLSKLKPAFKKDGTVTAANSSGINDCAAAFVLMSAEKAEELGIKPLVKIVSNGTKGLDPSIMGYGPFHAIKKALKMASLTIDDIDLIEANEAFAAQSLAVAKDLNFDMSKVNVNGGAIALGHPIGASGARILVTLIHEMQKRDSKRGLATLCIGGGMGTALIIER
- a CDS encoding CDIF630_02480 family spore surface protein → MSKNNYIIPPIEKHDTASWANISDQKPVSKVPIPSELEVNNAKDWVDDENKK
- the cooS gene encoding anaerobic carbon-monoxide dehydrogenase catalytic subunit, with amino-acid sequence MSDKQIKESYENSSKRMSGQDSTIGSKINDSNDPNMHKDLNDKINIDYTKIKKSPESMEEVHKWQRDHVAKGDQSKEGYPLNVIIDPAMREMYQVVHNASMTNVFDRFSQQQPIQCKFCVEGLSCQLCANGPCRISEKVPRGTCGVDAHTMVARNFMYRHVTIGTSANIFHCHQAARALKAAGENPESGFKIRDAEKLKKYSAIAGLDINMPIEKLAVAFADWVINDIHSPSETPSKTVEAFAPQKRKELWRKLNLLPGGGYSEIAYAQTRCMTNFTSDPVEFLLNAVKLGIANEYQGLYLLCIIQEILMGTQKITMKKQNMGLLKDNMINIITNGHMPLLANVALDLASTDEWQQKAKAAGADGMQILGHVCEGQQLINYDGTHNQKAYGGQEGEWLSEEYLLATGVVDLFLFDYNCTMPTLPIYAKKFGTKLLGTHDVIKLQGTESLDFIPEKMKEQAIKALDISIESFKQRKKEKRKTYIPPHVSDCMVGFSTESVKEALGGSFKPLIDQIVKGNIRGIATIVGCTTARYGQGGSNIFKITQGLIKNNILVLSGGCTSSVMEYTGLTNPEAADECGEGLKTVCKQLGIPPVLTYGACVDIGKMSQTAVEIADELNIDTNMLPIVIGAPEYLEQKAVADACTAIALGWLVHIAPVPSITGSDVVVKTLTETTETLGLGKVVVEMDAQKTIQIYVDHIEKKRKALGI
- the nifJ gene encoding pyruvate:ferredoxin (flavodoxin) oxidoreductase — encoded protein: MGKVMKTMDGNSAAAYASYAFTEVAAIYPITPSTSMAEVVDEWSAHNKKNLFDQQVRVVEMQSEAGAAGAVHGSLVAGALTTTYTASQGLLLMIPNMYKMAGELLPAVFHVSARAIATHALSIFGDHQDVMACRQTGFALLASTNVQEAMDLACVSHLCAIRGRVPFMHFFDGFRTSHELQKIEVIDYEDLRKLVDYSAIQEFRNRALNPEHPVVRGTAQNPDIYFQGREVSNNYYDNLPDIVEEYMEEIHKVTGREYHPFDYYGDPNAESIIIAMGSVCDTIYETVDYLRAKGEKIGCIKVHLYRPFSEKHFFNVIPKSVKKIAVLDRTKEPGSLAEPLYLDITKVLYNSEDRPIVVGGRYGLGSKDTRPSQILAVFKNLSLDKPRDNFTIGINDDVTYNSLPEEEPVQTSAVGTIECKFWGLGSDGTVGANKSAIKIIGDNTELYAQGYFSYDSKKSGGTTVSHLRFGKQPIKSPYLIFEADYIACHNNSFLYNYDILKGLKKGGTFVLNCPWIGQELEEKIPGTIRKYVAENNISFYTIDAVAIAQEIGLGSRINMIMQAAFFKVSQVIPVEEAVNYLKDSIEKSYGRKGQKIVDMNKAAVDKGISELLKIEVPNSWLNIDKNIAMTQLDVKESHTSQNEPDFVRRIQRPMERHEGDELPVSAFVGMEDGSFPLGTTAYEKRGIAVLVPQWQPEKCIQCGQCAYVCPHATIRQFALDDKESSAKPENYTTIQAKGRGLEKYQFRIQVTPLDCTGCGNCADVCPAPGKALVMMPSDGEIEAQAENWEFTLKLSQKDGLMDINTLKGSQFVKPLLEFNGACPGCGETPYIRLLTQLFGERMMIANATGCSSIWAASAPSIAYTTDANGKGPSWGNSLFEDNAEYGYGMYLAVSQMRNRLEELMKTSIESPISENLKELFNEWITTREDGNASKIASKKILEEIQLGHEKYADNKIIQEIINKKDYLVKKSQWIIGGDGWAYDIGYGGVDQVLSTGEDVNLFVMDTEIYSNTGGQSSKATPTAAVAKFATLGKKTKKKDLGMMAMSYGYVYVAQIALGANMNQTMKAIVEAERYKGPSLIIAYAPCISHGIKVGMGSSIKEEKKAVDSGYWHLYRYNPELKEEGKNPFVLDSKEPILPYGDFINGEIRYASLKTTFPKIADEMFALSARNAKERYETYKKLAE